Proteins encoded in a region of the Orcinus orca chromosome 8, mOrcOrc1.1, whole genome shotgun sequence genome:
- the CREB3L1 gene encoding cyclic AMP-responsive element-binding protein 3-like protein 1 has protein sequence MDAVLEPFPADRLFPGSSFLDLGDLNESDFLNNAHFPEHLDHFAENMEDFSNDLFSSFFDDPVLDEKSPLLDMELDSPTPGIQAEHSYSLSGDSAPQSPIVPIKMEDTTQDMEHGAWVLGHKLCSVMVKQEQSPELPMDPLAASSAMAAAAAMATTPLLGLSPLTRLPIPHQAPGEMTQLPVIKAEPQEVNQFLKVTPEDLVQMPPTPPSSHGSDSDGSQSPRSLPPSSPIRPMARSSTAISTSPLLTAPHKLQGTSGPLLLTEEEKRTLIAEGYPIPTKLPLTKAEEKALKRVRRKIKNKISAQESRRKKKEYVECLEKKVETFTSENNELWKKVETLENANRTLLQQLQKLQTLVTNKISRPYKMAATQTGTCLMVAALCFVLVLGSLVPCLPEFSSGSQTVKEDPMATDSVYTASQMPSRSLLFYDEGPGSWEDGRSALLPVEPPDGWEIKPGGPAEQRPQDHLQHDHLDSTHETSKYLSEAWPKDVGGNSTSPDFSHPKEWFHERDLGPNTTIKLS, from the exons CACTTCCCTGAGCACCTGGACCACTTTGCAGAGAACATGGAGGACTTCTCCAACGACCTGTTCAGCAGTTTCTTTGATGACCCCGTGCTGGACGAGAAGAGCCCTCTACTGGACATGGAACTGGACTCCCCCACGCCGGGCATCCAGGCCGAGCACAGCTACTCCCTGAGCGGTGACTCGGCACCTCAGAGCCCCATTGTGCCCATCAAGATGGAGGATACCACCCAAG ATATGGAACACGGAGCGTGGGTGCTGGGACACAAACTGTGCTCGGTCATGGTGAAGCAGGAGCAGAGCCCGGAGCTGCCCATGGACCCTCTGGCTGCCTCCTCAGCCATGGCTGCCGCTGCCGCCATGGCCACCACCCCGCTGCTGGGCCTCAGCCCCCTGACCAGGCTGCCCATCCCCCACCAG GCCCCGGGAGAGATGACTCAGCTGCCAGTGATCAAAGCAGAGCCTCAGGAGGTAAACCAGTTCCTCAAAGTGACACCAG AGGACCTGGTGCAGATGCCTCCGACGCCCCCCAGCAGCCATGGCAGCGACAGTGATGGCTCCCAGAGTCCCCGCTCTCTGCCCCCCTCCAGCCCCATCCGGCCCATGGCCCGCTCCTCCACAGCCATCTCCACCTCCCCGCTCCTCACTGCCCCTCAC AAATTACAGGGGACGTCGGGGCCACTGCTCCTGACGGAGGAGGAAAAGCGCACCCTGATTGCTGAGGGCTACCCCATCCCCACGAAACTCCCCCTCACCAAAGCTGAGGAGAAGGCCTTAAAGAGGGTCCGGAGGAAAATCAAGAACAAG ATCTCGGCCCAGGAGAGCCGCCGTAAGAAGAAGGAGTACGTGGAGTGTCTAGAAAAGAA GGTGGAGACCTTTACATCGGAGAACAACGAACTGTGGAAGAAGGTGGAGACCCTGGAGAATGCCAACAG GACCCTGCTCCAGCAGCTGCAGAAACTCCAGACTCTGGTCACCAACAAGATCTCCAGGCCTTACAAGATGGCTGCCACCCAGACTGGGACCTGCCTCATG GTGGCAGCCTTGTGCTTTGTCCTGGTGCTGGGCTCCCTCGTGCCCTGCCTCCCTGAGTTCTCCTCCGGCTCCCAGACTGTGAAGGAAGACCCCATGGCCACTGACAGCGTCTACACTGCCAGTCAGA TGCCCTCCCGAAGCCTCCTGTTCTATGATGAGGGGCCAGGCTCGTGGGAGGATGGCCGCAGCGCCCTGCTGCCCGTGGAGCCCCCGGATGGCTGGGAGATCAAGCCCGGGGGGCCGGCAGAGCAGCGACCCCAGGACCACCTGCAGCATGACCACCTGGACAGCACCCACGAGACCAGCAAGTACCTGAGTGAGGCCTGGCCCAAGGACGTCGGTGGAAACAGCACCAGTCCTGACTTCTCCCACCCTAAGGAGTGGTTCCACGAGAG gGATCTGGGCCCCAACACCACCATCAAACTCTCCTAG